In Thermoanaerobacter uzonensis DSM 18761, the genomic stretch TTTACTCCTGTGTCCTTTAAAAAGTCGTATTTGCGTGTGTAATTGCGATAAGCATCATAAGGGTATCCGTCTTCACCGATATGTTGTTCTGTATAACCTTGTTTCCACAGTATGCCTATTCCTACTAAAGGCATACCTAATTCTTTTGCGGCTTTTAGATGGTCTCCTGCTAAAATGCCAAGACCACCTGCGTATAGTTTGAAATCTGATTGTAAGCCGTATTCCATGCAGAAATAGGCTACTTTTGGCAATTTTTCATTACTCATATTAAACCTCCTCATTTTTCAAGTGTTAAGTATATTATAATATTAAAAAAATCATTATGCAAGTGGTTGCACAAGTATTAAAAATAAAAGCAGTGTTATTGCTCAATAATTTTTATATCTATGTACGGGCCACTCAGTGAATGCTAATACTAAAAGCATTATAAAATTCACAATAGGTATAAACATCAAAAGGCCATATGCTCCTCCATAACCAGTTTTATCAAAAATTTTCCACCAGATTAAACCATAAAGTATAATTGATCCAATAGAAAGGATACCAAAAATAAGAGATGAGAACATGAAAAACATTCCTTTCTCGAAAATTTGTATTCTTTACAATTATAGTATAGCAAATAATATAAAAAATTTACAGATTTATTTTAAAAAAGTTAAAAGCCTGCAAAATCTTTAGAGAGGGACAAAAAAATTTCTATTGACATAGGAGTTAATCCATAGTATCATATAGCTTAAATAGTTTAACAATTTAATACTTTAAAATCTCTTATCGAGAGTGGTGGAGGGACTGGCCCGATGAAACCCGGCAACCGGCATTTTATATGCGTCTTGGTGCCAATTCCAGCAGCGTTTCGCTGAAAGATGAGAGAGTATTAGTGTCTCTTCTTTTGGCGAAGAGACTTTTTTATTTTTAGAAATGGAGGCGATGTAGATGTTGAAAAATGAAAATTTGTGTACTAAACTTAAGAAAAGGAAGTTTGTTGTGACAGCAGAAATTTCTACGCCAAAAGGGGTAGATATAACGAAAACTATTGAAGAAGCGAGAAAATTAAAAGGCATTGTAGATGCCTTAAATATAACGGATTCTCCTATGGCGAATATGCGAATGAGTCCCATAGCAGTAGCTCACCTCTTGCAAGACCACTTAAACATTGAAACTATTTTTCATTTGACCTGTAGAGACAGAAATTTAATTGGGCTTCAGTCTGAACTCCTTGGAGCTTATGCATTAGGGGTAAGAAATATATTAGCTTTGACAGGAGACGACCCCTCCCATGGTGATACTCCTCAAGCTAAGGGGGTATACGATGTAGATTCTATTGGGCTTTTAAAGATTATCAGTGCCTTTAATAGAGGTTATGATTACAATGGCAATAAATTAGATTCACCAACAGAATTTTGTGCAGGTACTACTGCAAATCCAAGTGATTTAAGAGAAGAGGCCATAGAAAAGCTTAAAGTTAAGATAGAAGCAGGGGCAGAGTTTATTCAAACACAACCAGTTTATGATGAAGATATTTTATTTAAGTTTATTGAAAAGATTAAAAATTTCAATGTACCACTTTTGGTAGGCATATTACCTCTTAAAAGCTATAAAATGGCAGTCAATTTAAATGAAAAAGTGCCAGGTATAGATATTCCAGAAAAAGTTTTAGAAAGGCTAAAGGATGGAGGAAAAGAAGAAGGAATAAACATAGCTGTAGAGTTTATAAAACGGATACGCAGTGAAGTTGGGGGAATTCACATTATGCCTTTAGGAAGTACAGATGCTGTGTTGGAAATAATTTCAAGAGTTGATGATTTGGCCTGTGATTTTAAAGAAAATAAAGTACAAATGAATTAAATGGAGGTAAAAAATGTTAGACATTTTTAAAGAACTTTCAAATAGAGTGATTGTTTTTGATGGAGCAATGGGAACACAACTTCAAGAGAGGGGTTTAAAAACGGGAGAGTGTCCCGAATATATGAATATAACCCATCCAGAAGTAGTATTTGATATCCACAAGTCCTATATAGAAGCAGGAGCGGATGTAATTGAAACAAATACATTTGGGGCTAACAGGATAAAATTAGCAAAATATGGACTAGAAAATGAGGTTTTCAATATTGTCACTCAAGCAGTTAAAATAGCTAAAGAAGCTTCCAAAGATAAACCCGTTGCACTTTCTATAGGACCTATTGGCGAGCTTTTGACCCCCTATGGAGACATGACTTTTGATGAGGCTTATGATGTTTTTAAAGAAGTAGTTATAGCTGCAGAAAGTGCAGGAGCAGATATTGTTTTAATTGAAACAATGTCAGATATGCTGGAGGCAAAAGCTGCCATTCTTGCTGCTAAAGAGAATTCAAACATGAAAGTTATATGTACAATGACTTTTCAAGAAGATGGAAGGACTCTCATGGGGTCAGACCCTATAACTGTAGTAGTTAGTTTACAAGGATTAGGATTAGATGCCATTGGCGTTAACTGCTCGACAGGTCCCGATAAAATGGTAAGTGTAGTGGAAAAAATGTCTCAAGTTTCTCGCATACCTATTATTGCACAACCTAATGCAGGTATGCCTGTGATTAGAGACGGCAAAACAGTTTATGACTTAAAACCAGAAGAATTTGCTAGTTTCTTTCCTTCTCTTGTTGAAAAAGGTGCCTCTATAGTTGGGGGGTGCTGCGGTACTACTCCTCACTATATAAAACTTGTTAAAGAGGCTGTAAAAGATTTAAAGCCAAAAGTTAAAGTAAACAAATTTACAGCTGTAGCTTCTAATACAAAAACAGTTTTCATAGGTGAAAATTATCCTTTAAGGGTTATAGGGGAGCGTATTAATCCAACTGGGAAGAAGAAGTTAAGTGAGGCTTTTTTGGCCGGAGATGTAGGTTTAGCAGTAGAGGAAGCTATAAAACAGCAAAAATGTGGAGCAGAAATATTGGATGTAAATGTAGGGGTACCAGGAATAGATGAGGAGCAATTAC encodes the following:
- a CDS encoding methylenetetrahydrofolate reductase, with product MLKNENLCTKLKKRKFVVTAEISTPKGVDITKTIEEARKLKGIVDALNITDSPMANMRMSPIAVAHLLQDHLNIETIFHLTCRDRNLIGLQSELLGAYALGVRNILALTGDDPSHGDTPQAKGVYDVDSIGLLKIISAFNRGYDYNGNKLDSPTEFCAGTTANPSDLREEAIEKLKVKIEAGAEFIQTQPVYDEDILFKFIEKIKNFNVPLLVGILPLKSYKMAVNLNEKVPGIDIPEKVLERLKDGGKEEGINIAVEFIKRIRSEVGGIHIMPLGSTDAVLEIISRVDDLACDFKENKVQMN